The Anopheles merus strain MAF chromosome 2L, AmerM5.1, whole genome shotgun sequence genome has a segment encoding these proteins:
- the LOC121592152 gene encoding uncharacterized protein LOC121592152 isoform X1, whose amino-acid sequence MMESKALLLATLCLLAACLAVSGANDTERPNRRYKRKYGMCPPKFTSISNECYYISPNKLNWLDAYFECKDHNSKLAEPMMYEDKVLRRTLQKMGLREDLWIGGNYNWKLKKWQWGHNGREIEYQSFSQMVPRSSQDLTFHCALLKADIKFRWSAAACTDKMNYICQHRMPLVSEMGRSLVYEKWNKTYPNERANEKLVYIVSEGNNRTQSEYGKPRLYNSVKRVMQSNPSIRPAHRRRANRPKKPVAAPTAADRRTYIPPEVVGRKQHLAQYAPDASNDINTIDNGHRNGGGGGGGWGGSYHSAARFNVDFSPRNGRTREPSFPRGHRMRTGEEHRLPHQHRHQPGAHKPTKRTQQYYVPAYPPTTTTTAAPPTTTTTTTSTTTTTAPPPTTRPTAARPTQTGQQSAGYQPSAHHTTRYTTRSMSSQEKQANRDWLRKRLQKLTPEEQQAFFQTRAMRKKLKEQKLLKLKLERANEVVP is encoded by the exons ATGATGGAATCGAAAGCTCTACTCCTAG CCACACTTTGCCTGCTCGCCGCCTGCCTGGCAGTGTCGGGCGCCAACGACACGGAACGACCGAACCGGCGGTACAAGCGCAAGTACGGCATGTGTCCGCCCAAGTTCACTAGCATCAGCAACGAGTGCTACTACATATCGCCCAACAAGCTGAACTGGCTCGATGCGTACTTTGAGTGTAAGGACCACAACAGCAAGCTGGCGGAACCGATGATGTACGAGGACAAGGTGCTCCGGCGAACTCTGCAGAAAATGGGCT tgcgagaggacctctggatCGGTGGCAACTACAACTGGAAGCTGAAGAAATGGCAGTGGGGCCACAATGGGCGCGAAATCGAGTACCAATCGTTCAGCCAAATGGTGCCTAG GAGCAGCCAGGATTTGACCTTCCACTGTGCACTGCTTAAAGCCGACATCAAGTTTAG ATGGTCGGCCGCAGCGTGCACAGACAAAATGAACTACATCTGCCAGCACCGAATGCCGCTCGTGTCCGAGATGGGCCGCAGCCTGGTGTacgaaaaatggaacaaaaccTACCCGAACGAGCGGGCCAACGAGAAGCTGGTGTACATCGTGAGCGAAGGCAACAACCGTACGCAAAG CGAGTACGGCAAACCGCGCCTGTACAACAGCGTCAAGCGCGTGATGCAATCGAATCCCTCGATCCGGCCGGCCCATCGGCGCCGAGCAAATCGTCCGAAGAAGCCTGTCGCCGCTCCGACCGCCGCCGACCGGCGCACCTACATCCCGCCGGAAGTGGTCGGCCGCAAGCAGCATCTCGCGCAGTACGCACCGGACGCGTCGAACGACATCAACACGATCGATAACGGACATCGaaacggcggtggtggtggtggcggttggGGAGGTTCCTATCATTCCGCCGCCCGCTTCAACGTAGACTTTAGCCCGCGCAATGGCAGGACGCGTGAACCGAGCTTCCCACGCGGTCACCGAATGCGCACCGGAGAGGAGCATCGCCTGCCACATCAGCACCGTCACCAACCAGGTGCGCACAAGCCGACCAAGCGGACGCAGCAGTACTATGTGCCAGCGTATCCGccaactactactaccactgctGCACCGCCTACTACCACCACAACGACTACCagcactactaccactacagcgccaccaccaacaacaagaCCCACCGCAGCACGACCTACCCAAACTGGCCAACAGAGTGCCGGCTATCAGCCGTCCGCACACCACACCACTCGATACACGACCCGCTCGATGTCGTCGCAGGAAAAGCAAGCGAACCGCGATTGGCTGCGCAAACGGCTGCAGAAGCTGACGCCCGAGGAGCAGCAGGCCTTCTTCCAGACCCGTGCCATGCGCAAGAAGCTGAAGGAGCAGAAGCTGCTCAAGCTAAAGCTCGAGCGGGCGAATGAGGTAGTGCCGTAA
- the LOC121592152 gene encoding uncharacterized protein LOC121592152 isoform X2 encodes MMESKALLLATLCLLAACLAVSGANDTERPNRRYKRKYGMCPPKFTSISNECYYISPNKLNWLDAYFECKDHNSKLAEPMMYEDKVLRRTLQKMGLREDLWIGGNYNWKLKKWQWGHNGREIEYQSFSQMVPSQDLTFHCALLKADIKFRWSAAACTDKMNYICQHRMPLVSEMGRSLVYEKWNKTYPNERANEKLVYIVSEGNNRTQSEYGKPRLYNSVKRVMQSNPSIRPAHRRRANRPKKPVAAPTAADRRTYIPPEVVGRKQHLAQYAPDASNDINTIDNGHRNGGGGGGGWGGSYHSAARFNVDFSPRNGRTREPSFPRGHRMRTGEEHRLPHQHRHQPGAHKPTKRTQQYYVPAYPPTTTTTAAPPTTTTTTTSTTTTTAPPPTTRPTAARPTQTGQQSAGYQPSAHHTTRYTTRSMSSQEKQANRDWLRKRLQKLTPEEQQAFFQTRAMRKKLKEQKLLKLKLERANEVVP; translated from the exons ATGATGGAATCGAAAGCTCTACTCCTAG CCACACTTTGCCTGCTCGCCGCCTGCCTGGCAGTGTCGGGCGCCAACGACACGGAACGACCGAACCGGCGGTACAAGCGCAAGTACGGCATGTGTCCGCCCAAGTTCACTAGCATCAGCAACGAGTGCTACTACATATCGCCCAACAAGCTGAACTGGCTCGATGCGTACTTTGAGTGTAAGGACCACAACAGCAAGCTGGCGGAACCGATGATGTACGAGGACAAGGTGCTCCGGCGAACTCTGCAGAAAATGGGCT tgcgagaggacctctggatCGGTGGCAACTACAACTGGAAGCTGAAGAAATGGCAGTGGGGCCACAATGGGCGCGAAATCGAGTACCAATCGTTCAGCCAAATGGTGCCTAG CCAGGATTTGACCTTCCACTGTGCACTGCTTAAAGCCGACATCAAGTTTAG ATGGTCGGCCGCAGCGTGCACAGACAAAATGAACTACATCTGCCAGCACCGAATGCCGCTCGTGTCCGAGATGGGCCGCAGCCTGGTGTacgaaaaatggaacaaaaccTACCCGAACGAGCGGGCCAACGAGAAGCTGGTGTACATCGTGAGCGAAGGCAACAACCGTACGCAAAG CGAGTACGGCAAACCGCGCCTGTACAACAGCGTCAAGCGCGTGATGCAATCGAATCCCTCGATCCGGCCGGCCCATCGGCGCCGAGCAAATCGTCCGAAGAAGCCTGTCGCCGCTCCGACCGCCGCCGACCGGCGCACCTACATCCCGCCGGAAGTGGTCGGCCGCAAGCAGCATCTCGCGCAGTACGCACCGGACGCGTCGAACGACATCAACACGATCGATAACGGACATCGaaacggcggtggtggtggtggcggttggGGAGGTTCCTATCATTCCGCCGCCCGCTTCAACGTAGACTTTAGCCCGCGCAATGGCAGGACGCGTGAACCGAGCTTCCCACGCGGTCACCGAATGCGCACCGGAGAGGAGCATCGCCTGCCACATCAGCACCGTCACCAACCAGGTGCGCACAAGCCGACCAAGCGGACGCAGCAGTACTATGTGCCAGCGTATCCGccaactactactaccactgctGCACCGCCTACTACCACCACAACGACTACCagcactactaccactacagcgccaccaccaacaacaagaCCCACCGCAGCACGACCTACCCAAACTGGCCAACAGAGTGCCGGCTATCAGCCGTCCGCACACCACACCACTCGATACACGACCCGCTCGATGTCGTCGCAGGAAAAGCAAGCGAACCGCGATTGGCTGCGCAAACGGCTGCAGAAGCTGACGCCCGAGGAGCAGCAGGCCTTCTTCCAGACCCGTGCCATGCGCAAGAAGCTGAAGGAGCAGAAGCTGCTCAAGCTAAAGCTCGAGCGGGCGAATGAGGTAGTGCCGTAA